The following nucleotide sequence is from Halococcus saccharolyticus DSM 5350.
GGACAAGGAGACCGACTGGGCAGTGTTCGGCGGCGAGCGCGGAACCGAACGTGTCGCTGGCGAGCCATCACACGAGGCGTACGCGACGTACAGAGCGGCGCTCGTCAACGACAACCGTGCGGAGCCACCGCGATCACGGATCGTGAGCGATGCGGCGTTCCTCGGGCGAGGTTAGAACTCGCCGGCGAACTCGTCGTCGGTCAGCAGCGGCGGGTAATCGGGGAGCGCACTGAGGAACGCATCGCGGGAGATCGATCGCTTGTACGCCTCGTAGGCGGCGTATTCGGTGCCCGAAACCGAGACCTGTCCCGTCCCGCGTTCGCCGCCGAAGATCGCCCAGTCGGCCTCGTCGACCCCGGTCTTGTCGACGTTGAACCAGCACGTCATCTTGATGTCGTTCTCCTCGACGTACGTGAACGCGCTCTCAATCCACGCGGCCTTGCGTGACGGTCGGGGTTCGGTGCCACCCTCCCAGCCGACGACCGAGGTCGAGGCGAACTCGGTCAGCGCCACCGGCTTGTCGGTCAGCTCGCGGAGTCGTCCGAGCATCGGGTCGAACAGCTGCGCCGGCGACTGCCAGCTCGAATACGACTCCGTCCCACCGCGATTGAACCCGTCGATCCCCACCCAGTCGACGTACTCGTCGCCGGGGTAGTACCGTTCGGTTTGTAGGCCACTGGGGACCTGCTCGGCGTTCGCCGCCCAGACCCACTGGACGTCCGTCTCGTCGAGATCAGTCTCACCGAACGCGTCGTACAGCCGTCGCCACATCTCCACGTAGTCCTGTGGCGTTCCGGCTGCGGGGTTCTCGCCGCCGGTAGCGTTGCCGGTATCTTCGACGGGCACAGGCGTCGCCTCGATACGACTCGAATCGACCGCGCTCCACGGGAACCAGTCGCCGTTCATCTCGTGGGCTGGCCGGAAGTAAAACCGCCGCCCACGCGTCTGGCCGCCTCGCGGGCGCGCCCACGATTCGAGCAGCGACGCCCACGATTCGAGCTGCTCGTCGTACTCGCCGTTCGCGATCTCGCGTTCGATCGCCTCGGAGGTCTGCTGTCGCTCGGGGACGAACGGCTGCCACGAGATCATCGGGACGTGGCCCGCCTCCCAGACGTTGGTGAGGGGCCCCTCGATGAACCGCCGTTTGTTCTCGGTCGGACCGAGCGCATCGACGAACAGAAGGGCAACCGCCGGCGGCTGGCCGACCCACTCCGTGTAGGGTGCGAGGTTCGAAGCGAAGTCGGGCCCGCCAGGATAGACACCGGCGAGCGCTGCTCCCGAGCGCGTCGACGGTGCTTCAGGCGTTGTCGTCGCCGTCGAGGTGGTCGTCCCGGTCGAGTCGTTCGAACCGTTCGAACCGGACGAGCCACCCATTCCAGCCGATCCGTTCGAACCGCCCGATCCCGATCCATCGTTCGAGCCGTTCTGTCCGGAACCACCGAGGGAATCGAACGGCGTCGCACAGCCGCTGGCCCCGATGATTCCGGCAACCCCTGCCGCCCGCAGGAACGTCCGACGGTTCATCTACTGGTTCGGGAATGGCTGCATGCCCCGTTAAAGATTGTGGTGCGACGGCCCGGGAGAAAACCCACATTCCGTCAGGGAGAGTCGGCAGCCGAGCAGTCGCCCACGACACCCGGATCCGCGTTTCGTGCCGACGAGTTCAGTCGCCGTCGATCTCGCGGTCGGTGGTCTCGACGAGATCGGGATTGACCTTCCGCGTCACCGCGAAGTCCGTCGGCGGGATCACGAGACCAGCGAGCGCACCGAGCGAGTGGAGCAGGCTGACGATCGGCGTCAGCACGACCAACGCCACGCCGACGAGCAACGACTCGTCGTAGTACCGAATCCCGAGGAGTGACCAGACGAGTACGAACGAGAACACCGCGACCGAGAGCACCTGGAAGGCGAGTTCGAACGCGATGGTGCCCGGGATGAACAACGGAACGAACGTCAACACCGGCACCGCGGGCGAGAACGCCCACGCGATGTTCCGGACGGTGGTGAGCGTCCGGTACAGCGGCGAGAGCAGGCCACGCTGGGCCTGCGATCCCGCGATCCACCGGCTTCGCTGGCCGATCATCGCCCGGACCGTCGGCGGGGCCTGGGTGTCGAACATGTCGCGCGCGAGCGCGAAATCGAGATCGATCCCCTCGTCGGCCGCCACGCTCCAGACGAACGTGGTGTCCTCGATCATCGTCTTCCGATCCCACCCGATCCAGCCCTCGAGTTCCGCGCGGATCGCGATCCCACCACCCCACGCGTACAGCGGCACCGAAAGCGAGGGAAACGCGCGCTGCTCGATCTGAAACCCGAGCCGGAAGACTTCGGCGAGATAGGTGAGCCACGACCGACTCCGGCGTGGGCGCTCGCGGAACTGGACCACGTCGGCATCCGGAATCCCGTCGAGGTCGGTCACGATGCTGTCCTCGTCGAGAAAGAGCACGAACTCCTTCTCGCAGGTGAGATGCTGGCGGGCCCATTCGAGCGCTCGTCCCTTCCGGATCGCCTCACATTCGAACGCCTCGGGGACGACGTGGACGGTCGCACCGTCGATCGTCATCGGCTGTTCGGCGATCACGTGGCGGTCGGTGATCGACTCGGGGAGTGCGTTCACGCTCTCCTGGACGATCCGCTCGGAGTCGACCGTGAGAAAGCGCACCTGAACGTCGCCGGGATCGTACGCAGGGTCGGGATACTTGTAGCGCCGCCCGACGAACGCCACGAGATACGTCCAGTACGCGATGGAACAGGCAGAGAGGAGGACGATGATCCAGAGGATCACCGAGAGGATCGCGGGAACCGCCGCGAGAACCTGTTCCTCCATTGGCAATATGAACGACAGCGGACACATTAAGTGTTGCTGACTGCGCCCTCATCGAGACAGCGTACCGTATGCTGTTGCCCGTTCGCACCGCCTCGACGGTCGGGACAGCCCACGGCGCGCCCGGAAGGGCTTTCCGGTGGCTGGTGAAAGCGGGGAGCGATGGTCGAGGTGAGCGTCATCGTTCCGACGACCCTGCCGCCCGAGGCGACGATCGAGCCGGTCGAGCGCCTCGCGCACGACGGGTTCGACGACTACGAGGTGATCGTCCGACGCGACGAGGGAGCAGCGCACGCACGCAACGTCGGTATCGAGCGAGCCAACGGCGAGAAGCTCGTTTTCCTCGACGACGACTCGCTCCCGTGTCGGGGCTACCTCCGGATCGCGAGCGTCGCGCTCGACGCCTACCCCGCGGTTGCGGGCCGGGTGGTCCAGCCCGCGGACGCGCCGTATCGCGACCTCGAACTTCCGTGGTACGATCAGGGCGACGAGACCAAACCCACCGATCTACTGCCGGGCTGTAACATGGCGATCCGACGAGAAGTACTCGAGTCGGTCGGTGGGTTCGACGAGGAGGCCTTCGGCTGGGGCCACGAGGAGTCCGAACTCGCCGAACGGATCGCCGAAGAGTACGCGATCCAGTACGTCCCCGAACTCGCCGTCGAGCACACCTACGTCGAGTCCTTCCGGGACTTCCTCGAAAAGTCGTATCTGCTCGGCCGGGCCGACGTGCGGTGGTGGCGGCTCGACGGCAAATCCGATCGGTGGCTCGTGCGACAGACGCTCAACACTTCGCTTCGGGAGAACTCGCGGCTCGGAACCACACGACGGGTGGCCCAGCGCGTCGGCTGGATCGCCGAGACGATCGACGGACGATAGCTCGGCCACGGATGGATCGTCGGCGGAAATCACGATAGATCGGACTGTCGGATTCAGTGGTGATCATAGTGTAGTGCAACCGCACATGAAACACAAAACCCATTACAGTACGTGGTAGCACTGCTGGTGGGACTTGGTGTCCCGCTCCGAAGGCAGGGGATTGTGGATCGAGATCCGTTACCCTGGCATCGTCCCCTTGCCGTCGGGTTTTCACGGCTGATGACCAGCCGATCCGACGTGATACGTCGATACGTCATAAAGCTAGTGATAATGGCGAGTATCCGTCCAAACAGTGCTTGGTATTGAACAAACGAGGTTGTCCTGATCGACGGTGGTGTTCCGTCGTTCAGCAGTTGCGTTCTACTGCGGAACGGTAGTGCTGTCGAGACGTACGGTGTCGTCGTGAGAGAGTGTATCACTCGTAGTGTTGTCCACAGGCTGCGAAGACAACAGTTTGAAACCCTGTCGAACGGGTTTTGAAGTATGCAAGTAACGTTCCTCGGGACCGGCGGTGCGGTCCCGACGACCCGGCGCAACACCAGCGGACTCCTGCTCCGGCGCGACGGCGAGCGACTCCTCTTCGACTGCGGCGAGGGGACCCAGCGCCAGATGATGCGCTTCGGCACCGGCTTCACCGTTTCTCATGTGTTCCTCACGCATCTCCACGGCGATCACGTGCTCGGGCTCCCCGGTCTCTGTCAGACTCTCGACTTCAACGACCGCGAAGAGCCGCTCGCGATCCACACGCCGCCGGGCACCCGGAGTACGGTCGAGAATCTCGTCGGCGTCACCGGGGCGCGGCCCGGCTACCCCGTCCGGGTGAACGAAGCCTCGCCCGGCGGCGTCGTGCTCCGAGAAGACGAGTACGAGATCCGCGCGTTCGCGACCGACCACCGTACCCAGTCGGTGGGATACGCGCTGGTTGAGGACGACCGAAAGGGTCGATTCGACCGCGAGCACGCAGAGGAACTCGGCGTGCCCGAGGGGCCGAAGTTCTCCCGACTCCACGAGGGTGAAACCGTCGAGTTGGAGGACGGCACCGTGGTCGAACCCGAACAGGTGGTGGGGCCGCCGCGGCCGGGCCGGAAGGTCGTCTACACCGGCGACACGCGACCAACGGGCACGACCGTCGAGGCCGCGACCGACGCCGATCTCCTGATCCACGAGGCGACCTTTACGGACGATCGCGCCGAGCGCGCCGCCCAGACCGGCCACTCGACGTCGATCCAGGCGGCCGAACTCGCCAATCGCGCCGGCGCGAAACGGCTCGCTCTCACCCACATCTCCTCGCGGTACGCGGGCGACGCCTCCGAGCTCGAACGCGAGGCGCGCGAGGTCGCCGACGGCGAAGCGTTCGTCGCCGAGGACGGCCAGTCGATCGACGTTCCCTATCCCGAGTGACGAGGCTCACCAACCTTGATGGAGACACCGCTGGAGTCACCGCCATGGACGAGTCAGTCGCTGACACGGTCGCCACCTACGAACGGGTCGCCCCCGAGTACCGCGAGCGCCACGCCGATCGCAGCGTGATCGCCGACGCTATCGAGACGTTCCTCGGGGCGCTCGACGGGATCGACGGTGATCGCGTGCTGGACGTCGGCTGCGGTCCCGGCTGGGAGTCCGCGACTTTCCGCGAGCACGGGCTCGACGTGACCGCCATCGATCTCTCCCGGTCTTTCCTCGACGCCACCGGCGAAGTCGCTTCCGGGGCGAGCCGTGCGCGGATGGATATGCGCACGCTCGGAGTGGCCGAGCGGTCCGTCGACGGGCTGTGGGCGTGTGCGTCGTTTCTCCACGTTCCACACGCCGACGCCAGCGACACGCTTCGAGAGTTCCGGCGCGTGCTCCGGCCCAACGGAGTGTTCTTCTGTGCCGTGGCGCGAGGCGAAGGCGAGCGGACACGCGGGGGCGAGACCTATGGAGAACGGGACGAGCGGCACTTCACGCTCTACACTCCAGAGAAGTTGCGCGAGCGCACGATCGACGCGGGATTCGTCGTCGAGGAGCTCCACGAGGGAAGCGACGGAGAATGGCTTCACCTCCTCGCGAGAGCGCCGTAAGGCGGCCGTCGTGTCGTCCGAACCACTATCGAAGGGGAGCCGTCAGTCACGGAACGCCGGACGTGGGTACGTTTCCTTCGCCCGTTCTGCGGTATCGAGATCGATCTCGATCGTGACGAACGGCTGGTTTCGCGTGGTGCGGGCGATCACGGCTCCGTCGGGATCGACGATCCATCCCTCGCCGCCGAAGACCACGCTCGGGTCGTCTTCGATCGTGACCCGGTTCGACGACGCTACGAACGCACCCGAGACGACCCAGTCGAGCGCCCGCCGGCGCGCCACTTCTCGAGGGTGCGCTGCTCGGTCGCCCGCGGGTTGGCGATGAGGTGTGAGCCGGCGTGGCCGTACGAACGCGCCTCCTCGGCGGCCCACAGATCCGTACAGATCAGAAATCCCGTCTGCGCGTCGGCGCACTCGACGAGAGAGAACTCGCGCTGGCCGTGATCGTACCACGACTCCTCCCAGAACCCGGGTTCCTCGGGAAGGTAGCGCTTCTCGTGAACCGTTGTCGCGCCGTCGTCGGCGGTCCACCGGACGCCATCGTTGCACCGTCGCTCCCCACGGATCGACGGCCGGGACAGCAGCACGGTCGCGGGTGCGAGGGCGTCGAGGCGTTCGATCCACTCGTCGTGTGCGGCGACGGCGCGCTCCCACGCAGCCCCGTCGTCGGTCGAGCTCGCGGGAAGCCACGGCGCGAACGGCATCTCGGGCAACACCACGAGATCGCTGTCCTCGTGGGCGACGTGCTCGACTAGCGCCGGCCACGTGCGTTCGAACGCGGTGCGGTCCTCGGGGAGTTCACAGACGGTGACGCGCATCTCACCGCGACGACGCGACGCGGGACATAAATCCTGCCGTTCGCTGGGGACGAGTCGAACACGACCAATGGCTCCGTTTCCCTGACGAACGACGTGCCGCCCCGTTTTTCACTCCGACGGTCGAAACCACGTCATGACCCGCTTCGACGCCGCCACCGCGGACGCTCGTCAGGAACTCTTTGCCGACGCGATCCGCGCCCACACCGAGCGCAACAGCGCGTTCCTGACGATCGAGGCCACGACGGACGACACGGACGAGGGAGCCGGAGAGAGTAGTGAACCCACACCGTGGATCCAGTACGCCGACGGTACGCTCAACCTCGACTGCACCGACGACGAGCTCGACCGGCTGAAATCGCTGCTCGATGGGTTCCCGTCGTTCACCATCGACGATCTCGCCACGCCGGAGGATGTCGACGGCACCAACGTCCGGGTGACGGCGCGGACGGACGACGAGCGCATCGCCGAATTCGCGGATCGGGTCTTTCGACAGGTCTACGACCGCTCTAAGGGGTATCGGGCGTGGGTCGCGGCGATCTGACGGCGTGGTAGGGGTTCCTCCGGGAGCGAGTCGTTGGAGAAGCAGGGTATAGCAGCGGAACCAGACGACGCGCCGTCGTCGCCCTGGGTTACCGCCGTGGGATACCTAATAAAAGGTCAGAACGGGAGCCGTTCTTTCGCCTCGTCGGCCATCATGTCGAGCTTGTCCTGGAACTTCTCGACCGAGCGTTCGACGTGCTGGACGCGATCCCGTGGAATGCGACGGACGACGTCGTTGCCGTCGTCGTCCTCGCCGACTTTCACGAGCCAGTGGTCGTCGAAGTACGCAATGTACTCGTTGTCGACGGTGATTTCGACCTGTCCTTCGTCGAGCTTGTCGTAGACGATGGTGGCGCGACCGAGTTCGGGATCGACCATACCCCCGTCTGTGCCGGTGGATGGATAAAGGCGCGGCCTTCGCTCCGGACGTTCGCGGTTGCCAACAGTCGATCAGTTCTCGACGTCCTCGGACCCGACGCCGGGCGCGTCGGTGAGGTCGACATCCTGGGGTTCGTCGTGACCGCCGATCAGCACTTCACCGTCCGGGCCTTCGACGTAGACGTCGTCGGCGAACCCGCCTTTGGCGTGGGGATGCTCGGGCTCGTCGAGTTTTTCCGGCGTCGAGGGAGCCTCGGGAATGCCGCCGCGCGGCGCGAACGAGCCGAGCGGATCGGCGATGGTGATGTCGTAGTGGGAGAAAAAGTCGCGATAGCGGTCGTAGTGGGCCTCGATCTCGTCGGCCGGGATCTCCATCATCTCGGTCCAGCCGTGGTTGTAGAAGTCGAAGTTTCCCTGAATGTGGGTGATCTCGCGCGCTTCGGCCTCGGTGAATCCTGCTTTGAGCGCTGCGGTGTACGTATCGGTCGTGGCCTCGAAGAGACCGTCGAGGTGGTCCTCGCGCTCCGCCGCGTGGGCGGGGTCGGCCTTGCCGAGGAACACCCGCGTGTGGAGTTTGACCAGCCCGTAGTTGACGACCGAGGCGACGCCGGGCGTCGTGAGCGCCTGTTTCGCCGCGAAGTGACGCACGTTCTGGTTGATCTTCATCGTCGGATATCAGGTCGGGAGCCACATCAACGCACCGCCTCGACCGCCAAACCCGGGCACTCGTCTCGACCCCCTGTCGACGGCGGCGAGACGCAGGGCAGACACACGAGCGCGGACGGAGACGGACGGCTGAGGTGGACAGATGGAGACGACCGGCCACGAATCGATCGCGGACGCGCCAGCCCCCGAGCCGACCGGCTACGGAGATAGCAATTCACATTACCCCGGGTGTCGAAGCCCACCTATGGCTGGGTCGTACGTCATCATCGGCGACGGGATCGCGGGGAGCTCCGCGGCGGAGAGCCTCCGGGAGGGCGCTCCCGACGCCGACATCACCGTGATCACCGACGAGGGCGAGGCGCTCTACAATCGCATTCTGATCAAGGAGTTCGCGAAGGGGAAACTGCCCGCGGCCCCGATGTCGATCCACGACCCCGAGTGGTACGACGAGCGCGACATCGACCTCCAGCTCGACACCCACGTCACCGCAATCGACACCGACGAACACACCCTCCACACCCACGAGGGCACGGAGTACACCTACGACAAACTCCTCGTCGCGACGGGCGGGACGCCGGTCCAACTCCCCGTCGACAACAGCGACGCCGAGGGAGTCCACCACTTCTGGACGTTCGACGACGCACGCGCCATCAAGGAACACGCCGAAGACGCCGACACCGGCGTCGTCGTCGGTGCCGGACTTCTCGGGATCGACTTCGCGGCCATCTGCGGCGCACAGGAGATCGACGCCCACTATCTGATGCGCGGCGAGTGCTGGTGGCGGTACGCGCTCTCGAAGGACGGAGCCGACATCATCCACAACGCGCTGGAGGAGAAAAACGTCACTCCCGTCTTCGACAGCGGCGTCGACCACTTCGAAGTCGACGATTCGGGCCACATCTCATCGACTGTCGACCCGAACGGCGAGACCTACGACAGCGAGTTCGCCGGGGTGGCGATCGGCCTCGACTTCAACCTCGAAGTGCTCCAGGGCACCGACATCGAGCGCGACGACGGCGTGGTGGTCGACGAGTACATGCAGACCAGCGTCGACGACGTCTACGCCGCGGGCGATCTCACCCGGTT
It contains:
- a CDS encoding glycoside hydrolase family 26 protein, coding for MNRRTFLRAAGVAGIIGASGCATPFDSLGGSGQNGSNDGSGSGGSNGSAGMGGSSGSNGSNDSTGTTTSTATTTPEAPSTRSGAALAGVYPGGPDFASNLAPYTEWVGQPPAVALLFVDALGPTENKRRFIEGPLTNVWEAGHVPMISWQPFVPERQQTSEAIEREIANGEYDEQLESWASLLESWARPRGGQTRGRRFYFRPAHEMNGDWFPWSAVDSSRIEATPVPVEDTGNATGGENPAAGTPQDYVEMWRRLYDAFGETDLDETDVQWVWAANAEQVPSGLQTERYYPGDEYVDWVGIDGFNRGGTESYSSWQSPAQLFDPMLGRLRELTDKPVALTEFASTSVVGWEGGTEPRPSRKAAWIESAFTYVEENDIKMTCWFNVDKTGVDEADWAIFGGERGTGQVSVSGTEYAAYEAYKRSISRDAFLSALPDYPPLLTDDEFAGEF
- a CDS encoding glycosyltransferase family 2 protein, producing the protein MEEQVLAAVPAILSVILWIIVLLSACSIAYWTYLVAFVGRRYKYPDPAYDPGDVQVRFLTVDSERIVQESVNALPESITDRHVIAEQPMTIDGATVHVVPEAFECEAIRKGRALEWARQHLTCEKEFVLFLDEDSIVTDLDGIPDADVVQFRERPRRSRSWLTYLAEVFRLGFQIEQRAFPSLSVPLYAWGGGIAIRAELEGWIGWDRKTMIEDTTFVWSVAADEGIDLDFALARDMFDTQAPPTVRAMIGQRSRWIAGSQAQRGLLSPLYRTLTTVRNIAWAFSPAVPVLTFVPLFIPGTIAFELAFQVLSVAVFSFVLVWSLLGIRYYDESLLVGVALVVLTPIVSLLHSLGALAGLVIPPTDFAVTRKVNPDLVETTDREIDGD
- a CDS encoding glycosyltransferase family 2 protein; translated protein: MVEVSVIVPTTLPPEATIEPVERLAHDGFDDYEVIVRRDEGAAHARNVGIERANGEKLVFLDDDSLPCRGYLRIASVALDAYPAVAGRVVQPADAPYRDLELPWYDQGDETKPTDLLPGCNMAIRREVLESVGGFDEEAFGWGHEESELAERIAEEYAIQYVPELAVEHTYVESFRDFLEKSYLLGRADVRWWRLDGKSDRWLVRQTLNTSLRENSRLGTTRRVAQRVGWIAETIDGR
- the rnz gene encoding ribonuclease Z; amino-acid sequence: MQVTFLGTGGAVPTTRRNTSGLLLRRDGERLLFDCGEGTQRQMMRFGTGFTVSHVFLTHLHGDHVLGLPGLCQTLDFNDREEPLAIHTPPGTRSTVENLVGVTGARPGYPVRVNEASPGGVVLREDEYEIRAFATDHRTQSVGYALVEDDRKGRFDREHAEELGVPEGPKFSRLHEGETVELEDGTVVEPEQVVGPPRPGRKVVYTGDTRPTGTTVEAATDADLLIHEATFTDDRAERAAQTGHSTSIQAAELANRAGAKRLALTHISSRYAGDASELEREAREVADGEAFVAEDGQSIDVPYPE
- a CDS encoding class I SAM-dependent methyltransferase, whose protein sequence is MDESVADTVATYERVAPEYRERHADRSVIADAIETFLGALDGIDGDRVLDVGCGPGWESATFREHGLDVTAIDLSRSFLDATGEVASGASRARMDMRTLGVAERSVDGLWACASFLHVPHADASDTLREFRRVLRPNGVFFCAVARGEGERTRGGETYGERDERHFTLYTPEKLRERTIDAGFVVEELHEGSDGEWLHLLARAP
- a CDS encoding nitrilase-related carbon-nitrogen hydrolase; amino-acid sequence: MARRRALDWVVSGAFVASSNRVTIEDDPSVVFGGEGWIVDPDGAVIARTTRNQPFVTIEIDLDTAERAKETYPRPAFRD
- a CDS encoding nitrilase-related carbon-nitrogen hydrolase, which produces MRVTVCELPEDRTAFERTWPALVEHVAHEDSDLVVLPEMPFAPWLPASSTDDGAAWERAVAAHDEWIERLDALAPATVLLSRPSIRGERRCNDGVRWTADDGATTVHEKRYLPEEPGFWEESWYDHGQREFSLVECADAQTGFLICTDLWAAEEARSYGHAGSHLIANPRATEQRTLEKWRAGGRSTGSSRVRS
- a CDS encoding DUF6149 family protein, whose translation is MKINQNVRHFAAKQALTTPGVASVVNYGLVKLHTRVFLGKADPAHAAEREDHLDGLFEATTDTYTAALKAGFTEAEAREITHIQGNFDFYNHGWTEMMEIPADEIEAHYDRYRDFFSHYDITIADPLGSFAPRGGIPEAPSTPEKLDEPEHPHAKGGFADDVYVEGPDGEVLIGGHDEPQDVDLTDAPGVGSEDVEN
- a CDS encoding NAD(P)/FAD-dependent oxidoreductase, with amino-acid sequence MAGSYVIIGDGIAGSSAAESLREGAPDADITVITDEGEALYNRILIKEFAKGKLPAAPMSIHDPEWYDERDIDLQLDTHVTAIDTDEHTLHTHEGTEYTYDKLLVATGGTPVQLPVDNSDAEGVHHFWTFDDARAIKEHAEDADTGVVVGAGLLGIDFAAICGAQEIDAHYLMRGECWWRYALSKDGADIIHNALEEKNVTPVFDSGVDHFEVDDSGHISSTVDPNGETYDSEFAGVAIGLDFNLEVLQGTDIERDDGVVVDEYMQTSVDDVYAAGDLTRFYDTIIDDYAQNGSWGSAKEQGTIAAKNMLADGEEEAFRWVSSYSITHFDFPFLSFGHPTIGDDHAEAKFSDTEWRRLAFKDGKIVGGVLIGDLAPQSKYKKLAREERVVADQKDVLMAEEVDLDDLAPAPEQ